From Corynebacterium sp. BD556, the proteins below share one genomic window:
- a CDS encoding glycosyltransferase: MNELKKMRLAEAVADRRGPYAKFFQLNEEEKAEALVRSETARNDALKKLQQAERGLAELKKKNSALQSDYKQAKTQLQNLRESKTMRLGKALVAPVNFSRRLARNPKEETTRALVRTRGTLGSLLTTGNKRLKAGLSRKASTLAIEPQKPANQTKEVEGTERVTPAGNQHDSHSFEKQLNQLWYREGKIGAAAELIEAQEDLLAQSSDKVRILAERILGEARFDVHNQIPARSEGPAYVPEPARVLYFVHQTPVFNSNGYSTRTRGVARGLQSSGLDVVVVARSGYPWDSKADVVKPKPIRYVQELDSIPYVHLTGGNLNRDPFDRYVLQCADAFVREARRQRPSIIQAASNYRTALAALIAARKVGVPFVYEVRGLWEFTEASLKPGFEGTERFAEMRRIESFVASEADRVFAITEQVKDELVARGVPAEKIDLAPNAVDPDSFLPFPRDEGYASARSISREVPVIGFAGSIVDYEGLDVLLEAAALLKKQGVEHQVVIAGSGAAEGDLKKQAAQLGLTKKDALFLGRFPQDEMPRLHSTFDIVCCPRKSTPVTELVSALKPLESFAAGRATVLSDVAPNLDQAGSNEQRALVFRAGDPKDLARVLSRLIKDQDLRLDLGRSARLWVVTERSWARLGERMRSAHGVARSNYHQALRDGNPPRYVRDLRVGVIADEFTRATLESAFHITVIERNRWREQIDSEPPLDMLLVESAWEGNGGQWHRGVGHYSDDESADLRKILKAAQERGITTVFWNKEDPVHFSRFAPNAALFDHVLTTDANMIPRYHQTPGQRNQTISALPFYAQPALHNPLPTDRPFHRSIAYAGSYYGDRYKERSSSLKKLLVEASNYPLEIYDRQASIPDSPYTFPVEYQSFVSGALPYQEVVKSYRTHFAHLNVNSVLNSPTMFSRRVVEIAACGGLVLSAYGRGIAETIGSNIAHSNSDQDHRAWLYHWTRIPSSRLEEIWRQMRTIYRSHTTESALPILVRTAGIAVRGLEGARYVAQFMPNHASDEARERTLRACISQSVPPLAVLRSGLTESEEHFLEAHGVKVLSTAQDVPSCGDVFAVQFNENSGRTWAEDVLLPMRFGEFTAVHVRSPKFFAIDDPVVEMRDEADKNGRGTYELVAELIRPAHPSQDNSPVIDREVVITAPFANDPPPKAPGQISDDLHGKVVVVAGHDLKFAQSLLAALEKAGAHVLKDEWESHTAHNESQSEELLAKADIVFCEWGLGNAVWYSQRVRATQKMFVRVHSQELFRPYLKEIASEVVDAFIFVGDLIRAAAVHSHGIPQEKTVVIPNAVNLKGLAKPKVPRAAKTLGMVGIVPQSKRLDRAVDILSGLLSQDPEYKLRIKGKTPEDYPWMKNRPEEMRYFKDQYRRIEEINRKYPGAVVFDGFGSDMNSWYESVGIVLSVSDFESFHLTIADGAASGAVPFALNWPGADRIYPTEWLYGNTNEIVDAILKNKNSPAQAERLREAVSGMAEEQVLNRILRLIAQ, translated from the coding sequence ATGAACGAGTTAAAGAAGATGCGTCTAGCAGAAGCTGTTGCGGACCGGCGCGGGCCCTACGCCAAGTTTTTTCAGCTCAATGAGGAAGAAAAAGCGGAAGCATTGGTGCGCTCGGAAACTGCCCGCAATGACGCCCTCAAGAAGCTTCAACAGGCAGAGCGAGGACTGGCGGAGCTGAAAAAGAAGAACTCAGCTTTGCAAAGCGATTACAAACAAGCGAAAACGCAGTTGCAGAACTTGCGCGAATCCAAGACTATGCGATTGGGAAAAGCACTAGTGGCTCCCGTGAACTTTTCGCGTCGTCTCGCCCGCAACCCGAAAGAAGAAACAACGCGAGCCCTCGTCAGGACGAGAGGTACTCTCGGGTCACTTCTCACCACTGGCAATAAAAGGCTCAAGGCTGGATTGTCCCGAAAAGCTTCTACGCTTGCCATCGAGCCCCAAAAGCCAGCAAACCAAACCAAAGAAGTTGAGGGAACGGAAAGAGTCACCCCCGCCGGAAATCAGCATGACTCTCATTCTTTTGAGAAACAGCTCAACCAACTGTGGTATCGAGAAGGAAAAATTGGTGCAGCAGCAGAGCTCATTGAAGCTCAGGAGGACCTTCTCGCACAATCCTCGGACAAGGTTAGGATCCTGGCGGAAAGGATTCTTGGTGAGGCGCGGTTCGATGTGCACAACCAGATCCCAGCGCGAAGTGAAGGCCCGGCGTATGTGCCGGAACCAGCGCGAGTGTTGTATTTCGTCCATCAGACACCAGTGTTCAACTCAAATGGGTACTCCACACGTACGCGGGGTGTCGCCCGCGGGCTTCAGAGCAGTGGTTTAGATGTTGTCGTTGTCGCACGATCAGGGTATCCGTGGGATTCAAAGGCGGATGTTGTTAAGCCTAAGCCTATTCGCTACGTCCAGGAACTCGATTCGATCCCTTATGTTCACCTCACCGGTGGAAACCTTAACCGCGATCCTTTCGATCGCTATGTGCTGCAGTGCGCCGATGCCTTTGTGCGAGAAGCCAGACGTCAGCGTCCCTCCATCATTCAGGCTGCATCCAATTACCGGACCGCGCTCGCAGCACTGATTGCTGCGAGAAAGGTAGGGGTGCCTTTCGTCTATGAGGTGCGAGGGTTGTGGGAGTTTACAGAGGCATCTTTGAAACCTGGTTTTGAAGGGACGGAAAGATTCGCTGAAATGCGTCGCATCGAGTCATTCGTCGCATCTGAAGCTGATCGGGTGTTTGCGATTACCGAGCAGGTGAAGGATGAATTGGTTGCTCGAGGTGTTCCGGCCGAAAAAATTGATCTCGCACCAAATGCCGTTGATCCAGACTCTTTTCTTCCGTTTCCGCGTGATGAAGGCTATGCGTCTGCAAGGAGTATCTCTAGGGAAGTCCCGGTTATTGGCTTTGCCGGTTCCATCGTCGATTATGAGGGACTTGACGTCTTGTTGGAGGCCGCAGCTCTACTCAAGAAACAGGGGGTAGAACACCAGGTCGTCATTGCTGGCTCAGGAGCGGCGGAAGGTGACCTTAAAAAGCAGGCTGCCCAGCTAGGGCTGACAAAAAAAGATGCTCTTTTCCTGGGGCGTTTTCCTCAAGATGAAATGCCTCGCTTGCATTCAACTTTCGACATCGTCTGTTGCCCTCGAAAATCAACTCCAGTCACCGAATTAGTCAGTGCCCTCAAGCCGCTAGAGTCTTTCGCTGCTGGCCGAGCTACGGTGCTTTCCGACGTCGCCCCGAACCTCGACCAAGCAGGAAGCAACGAGCAAAGAGCCCTGGTTTTCCGGGCTGGAGATCCGAAAGACTTGGCGCGCGTTCTCAGCAGACTAATTAAGGATCAGGATCTTCGATTAGATCTTGGCCGTAGCGCACGTTTATGGGTGGTCACAGAACGCTCTTGGGCAAGGCTCGGAGAGAGAATGCGTAGCGCCCATGGCGTTGCACGTTCCAATTATCATCAAGCTTTAAGGGATGGGAACCCCCCTCGCTACGTCCGTGATCTACGTGTTGGAGTCATTGCGGATGAGTTCACCCGCGCAACGCTGGAGTCGGCTTTTCACATCACAGTTATCGAGAGGAACCGTTGGCGTGAACAAATTGACAGCGAACCTCCACTCGACATGCTCCTAGTTGAGTCCGCCTGGGAAGGAAATGGAGGACAGTGGCATCGGGGAGTGGGGCATTACTCCGACGATGAAAGCGCAGACTTGAGGAAGATTTTGAAAGCGGCCCAAGAACGGGGGATAACAACCGTATTTTGGAACAAGGAGGACCCAGTCCACTTTTCGCGGTTCGCCCCAAATGCGGCTCTATTTGACCACGTGCTTACCACGGATGCCAACATGATTCCTCGGTATCATCAGACCCCGGGACAGAGAAACCAGACGATCTCGGCACTGCCGTTTTATGCACAGCCTGCACTGCATAATCCTCTGCCGACGGATCGCCCTTTCCACCGTTCGATCGCCTACGCAGGTTCCTACTACGGGGATCGCTACAAAGAACGCTCATCGTCCTTAAAAAAGCTACTTGTTGAAGCTTCGAACTACCCACTGGAAATCTATGACCGGCAGGCATCTATCCCTGACTCCCCTTATACATTCCCGGTTGAGTATCAAAGTTTCGTGAGTGGTGCACTTCCTTACCAGGAAGTGGTCAAGTCGTACAGAACTCATTTTGCCCACCTCAATGTCAACTCCGTGCTGAATTCACCGACCATGTTCTCCCGTCGGGTGGTGGAAATCGCGGCGTGTGGGGGATTGGTGCTAAGCGCCTACGGCAGAGGAATTGCCGAAACAATAGGGTCGAATATCGCGCACTCTAACTCGGACCAGGACCACAGGGCATGGTTGTATCACTGGACGCGCATCCCATCTAGCCGACTTGAGGAAATCTGGCGTCAAATGCGGACGATTTATCGTTCCCACACCACTGAATCCGCATTGCCGATCCTAGTGCGAACTGCTGGCATTGCGGTTCGCGGCCTAGAAGGGGCCCGCTACGTCGCACAGTTCATGCCCAACCATGCCTCCGATGAAGCGCGCGAGCGAACATTAAGGGCCTGCATTAGCCAGTCTGTCCCTCCGCTGGCCGTGCTACGGAGTGGTTTGACCGAATCTGAAGAGCACTTCCTTGAAGCGCACGGTGTAAAAGTTCTTTCAACCGCGCAGGATGTGCCAAGCTGCGGGGACGTTTTCGCAGTACAGTTCAATGAGAATTCCGGTCGTACGTGGGCTGAAGACGTTTTACTTCCAATGCGTTTTGGGGAGTTCACCGCGGTCCACGTCCGTTCTCCGAAGTTCTTCGCTATAGATGACCCCGTTGTTGAAATGCGAGACGAGGCTGACAAGAACGGGCGCGGAACCTACGAACTGGTTGCTGAGCTGATTCGACCAGCTCATCCAAGTCAAGACAACTCCCCCGTAATCGACCGAGAAGTAGTCATTACCGCGCCTTTCGCGAATGATCCTCCTCCGAAGGCGCCCGGGCAAATTTCCGACGATTTGCACGGAAAAGTAGTAGTGGTTGCCGGCCATGACCTTAAATTTGCTCAGTCTCTGCTAGCTGCACTTGAAAAAGCCGGAGCACACGTTCTCAAAGACGAGTGGGAGAGCCACACTGCTCATAACGAAAGCCAATCCGAGGAGCTGCTGGCAAAGGCGGATATTGTCTTTTGTGAATGGGGCCTTGGCAATGCTGTTTGGTATTCGCAACGAGTTCGAGCTACACAGAAAATGTTCGTTAGAGTTCACTCGCAGGAGCTCTTTCGCCCGTACTTGAAAGAGATAGCCAGCGAAGTCGTAGACGCCTTTATTTTCGTCGGTGATCTCATCCGAGCGGCGGCTGTACACAGCCATGGTATTCCGCAAGAGAAGACAGTAGTTATCCCGAACGCTGTCAATTTGAAGGGGCTGGCCAAGCCGAAGGTGCCGAGGGCTGCGAAGACTCTTGGAATGGTAGGCATAGTTCCCCAGTCGAAGCGTCTTGATCGGGCTGTGGACATCCTGAGCGGCCTGCTTTCACAGGACCCGGAATACAAGCTACGCATTAAAGGAAAAACTCCGGAGGATTACCCTTGGATGAAAAATAGGCCGGAGGAGATGCGGTACTTTAAAGATCAGTACAGGAGAATCGAGGAGATTAACCGAAAATACCCCGGTGCGGTTGTTTTCGACGGCTTCGGTTCGGATATGAATTCGTGGTATGAGAGCGTAGGCATTGTCCTTTCCGTGAGTGATTTTGAGTCCTTTCACCTAACTATCGCGGATGGAGCAGCTTCAGGTGCCGTGCCCTTTGCTCTTAATTGGCCCGGTGCCGACCGCATTTATCCAACGGAATGGCTGTATGGCAACACTAATGAAATAGTGGATGCAATCCTTAAAAACAAGAACTCTCCAGCTCAGGCCGAGCGACTTCGAGAGGCGGTATCGGGCATGGCCGAGGAACAAGTTTTGAATCGAATCCTGCGGTTGATTGCCCAATAG
- a CDS encoding ABC transporter permease translates to MSEHPSASKSSPSAVSREAETAPAQAETRGKGSVVFVDRRGLESVNQRQPLGAYVRSLWVNRHFILLQARSSAFTEGQGNFLGKLWLILDPVFQILIYTVVFGLILNTNRGIENFLGFLTLGVVYFRFLSKGITNGSGLVQKNRGVIDSFHFPRASVPIGTSVRAFFENSIPALVAVVGAFIFQGGHGFSWALTALPVLFVLMHVWGAGATMIVARLTAFLPDAKNFIRVFVQGLFFISGIFFSIDRFNSHPLLADIMTLNPLYQFLSSVRAPVLDGLFPSPWQWVYLTCWSVGIFVIGLIYFWQAEGAYSRVR, encoded by the coding sequence GTGAGTGAGCACCCCTCGGCATCTAAGAGCAGCCCTTCGGCGGTCTCGCGGGAAGCTGAAACTGCGCCCGCTCAAGCGGAAACAAGGGGAAAAGGCTCGGTTGTATTCGTTGATCGAAGGGGCTTGGAATCCGTAAACCAGCGGCAGCCACTTGGAGCTTATGTTCGATCTCTTTGGGTCAATCGCCATTTTATTCTCCTCCAAGCTCGGAGCTCAGCTTTCACTGAAGGTCAAGGTAACTTTTTGGGGAAGCTGTGGCTCATCCTAGACCCAGTTTTTCAGATTCTTATATATACAGTTGTCTTCGGACTGATCCTCAATACGAATCGAGGTATTGAAAATTTCCTCGGATTTCTAACTTTGGGTGTGGTGTATTTCCGGTTTCTATCCAAGGGTATTACTAATGGATCAGGGTTGGTGCAAAAAAATAGGGGAGTCATTGACTCCTTCCACTTTCCGCGTGCGTCGGTTCCGATTGGAACATCTGTAAGAGCTTTTTTTGAGAACAGCATTCCAGCACTTGTAGCCGTCGTTGGCGCTTTTATTTTCCAAGGTGGTCACGGCTTTTCGTGGGCGCTTACCGCACTTCCGGTGTTATTTGTGTTGATGCACGTTTGGGGAGCCGGAGCGACGATGATCGTCGCTCGTCTTACGGCTTTTCTGCCGGATGCGAAGAACTTCATACGAGTTTTCGTCCAGGGACTTTTCTTCATTTCAGGAATATTTTTCTCCATCGATCGATTCAATAGCCACCCTCTTTTGGCCGATATCATGACGCTAAACCCCCTTTACCAGTTCCTTAGTTCGGTTCGTGCTCCCGTTTTGGATGGGTTATTTCCATCGCCATGGCAGTGGGTGTATTTGACATGCTGGTCCGTGGGCATCTTTGTCATTGGGCTGATCTACTTCTGGCAAGCTGAAGGAGCTTATTCTCGTGTCAGGTAA
- a CDS encoding transposase — translation MMKKFKKHTPEQIVVKLEKATKLKAEGKTNADVARQLQISEATLARWSKTYGQMDRTQARELKALRDENAKLKKLLGEAELEKAALKELAEGNF, via the coding sequence ATGATGAAGAAGTTTAAGAAACACACCCCGGAACAGATTGTGGTCAAGCTCGAGAAAGCTACCAAGCTCAAGGCGGAAGGTAAGACCAACGCCGATGTGGCTCGTCAGCTACAGATCAGTGAGGCAACTCTTGCTCGGTGGTCGAAGACGTACGGGCAGATGGACCGAACTCAAGCCAGGGAGCTTAAAGCGCTGCGTGATGAAAACGCCAAGCTCAAGAAGTTGTTGGGCGAAGCCGAGTTGGAGAAGGCTGCGCTCAAGGAGTTGGCTGAGGGAAACTTCTAA
- a CDS encoding ABC transporter ATP-binding protein, protein MSGKPTVVFQNVSKNYEISKDGSRVFLPWKKKTVVHAVRNASFVAYEGESIGVLGPNGSGKSTLLSMMAGNEDATAGTIMVADRPSLLSVSAALQNHLSGYDNVLLGLLAKGLKLDEAKALVEEIAEWTAIGDAINRPLSTYSSGMGARLKFAISTAVHPKILLVDEALATGDASFNARAQSRMKNFLEGSSTVVIVSHSSSTIKKHCTRAIWLHEGEIVTDVPAKSAIKWYDKWSHAKAKGDDKYADDIIAMLKRFYTPPTVVFDDAVEELFCTRDRQAAAK, encoded by the coding sequence GTGTCAGGTAAGCCAACGGTGGTGTTCCAAAACGTTTCTAAGAACTATGAGATCTCAAAAGACGGCAGTAGAGTTTTTCTGCCTTGGAAGAAAAAGACGGTCGTTCACGCAGTCCGAAACGCATCATTCGTTGCGTATGAGGGTGAATCTATTGGTGTTTTAGGGCCGAACGGATCGGGGAAGTCCACCCTTCTGTCGATGATGGCAGGTAATGAAGATGCGACTGCAGGCACAATAATGGTCGCCGACAGGCCTTCTCTCCTAAGCGTCTCAGCAGCATTGCAGAACCATCTGTCTGGTTACGACAATGTGTTGCTTGGCTTGCTGGCTAAAGGTTTAAAGTTAGACGAAGCAAAAGCTTTGGTTGAAGAAATTGCTGAATGGACGGCCATTGGAGATGCGATTAATCGTCCACTTAGTACCTATTCTTCGGGTATGGGGGCAAGGCTGAAATTCGCTATCTCTACTGCGGTGCATCCGAAGATTCTTCTTGTGGACGAGGCACTGGCAACCGGGGATGCTTCCTTCAACGCGCGTGCGCAGAGTCGAATGAAAAACTTCCTCGAAGGCTCGAGTACGGTCGTTATCGTTTCGCACTCTTCGTCAACAATCAAAAAGCACTGTACACGTGCCATTTGGCTACATGAAGGCGAGATAGTCACTGATGTACCCGCGAAATCTGCCATCAAGTGGTACGACAAATGGTCTCATGCGAAAGCAAAGGGCGACGATAAATACGCCGACGACATTATCGCAATGTTAAAGCGTTTCTATACACCGCCGACAGTTGTATTCGATGATGCCGTCGAGGAGTTGTTCTGTACTAGAGATAGGCAAGCGGCAGCAAAATGA
- a CDS encoding glycosyltransferase family 4 protein, with translation MTSVIRGRAASERQTQFDVVFYNDRGGLSSFRDMDNINVRIVREDRAISFLKYLVTRVDYEEINILSSPKIANALAEDDGLAITYEFHSSNMTVIENEMSVLDFDRLSSILVPSVMMQEKVADLLPRRVRRRLFVCPNLVDHGLFSPQGVSDFFAHDETLSSAGLKPLVWVGRFDRDKGYQYAIRALAQLPTNYVGVFVVSLEHDPLRANRFFSECDAMGVRDRVLLYMNLSQPDMANLYRSARDAGGAYLSTSLMESFGYSIAESLSCGLSCVSFDLPVLDMHEGRGNLHRVPIGDVQSFADAVRTL, from the coding sequence GTGACCTCCGTGATCCGCGGACGCGCGGCGAGCGAGAGGCAAACTCAGTTTGACGTTGTTTTTTACAACGACCGGGGTGGTTTATCGAGCTTTCGCGATATGGACAACATCAATGTTCGCATTGTCCGGGAAGATCGCGCGATTAGTTTTTTGAAATACCTTGTAACTCGGGTCGACTATGAAGAAATTAATATCCTTAGCTCTCCCAAAATTGCTAATGCTTTGGCGGAGGACGATGGGCTCGCCATCACCTATGAGTTCCATTCTTCGAACATGACTGTGATCGAAAATGAGATGTCGGTCCTTGACTTCGATCGACTCAGTTCGATCCTTGTGCCGTCGGTAATGATGCAGGAGAAGGTTGCGGACCTGCTACCGCGGCGCGTACGTCGAAGGCTATTCGTGTGCCCTAATCTGGTTGATCACGGTTTGTTTTCGCCGCAGGGTGTGTCGGACTTTTTCGCGCATGATGAAACTTTGAGCTCAGCGGGCTTAAAACCTTTGGTCTGGGTTGGGCGATTCGACAGGGATAAGGGCTATCAATACGCAATTAGGGCACTTGCGCAGCTCCCCACGAATTACGTTGGGGTCTTCGTCGTCAGCCTGGAACACGACCCTTTGCGCGCCAATCGGTTCTTCTCCGAGTGCGACGCTATGGGGGTGCGAGATCGCGTTCTTCTATACATGAACCTTTCTCAGCCTGATATGGCTAACCTATACCGTTCCGCTCGCGATGCCGGCGGCGCGTATTTGTCGACCTCTTTGATGGAGTCTTTCGGCTATTCTATCGCCGAGTCGTTGTCGTGTGGACTATCGTGCGTCAGCTTCGACCTTCCTGTTCTCGATATGCATGAAGGGCGCGGGAACCTCCACCGTGTCCCAATTGGTGATGTTCAATCATTCGCAGACGCTGTTCGAACGCTTTAA
- a CDS encoding DDE-type integrase/transposase/recombinase: protein MGLSQRRACLIVGVSRSSFQRSQQLAKNPATTDKYADLRLWLNAWSASFPRWGYRRAWVKARDEGFDVGRDAVRRLWRQEGLRVMPRKKAKPKNLNDPTPRVEPATCPDDVWALDFQFDSDYYGHAFKVCNVIDEFTREHIGFIVDCRIDASTVTELLDVITLTRGRRPRVLRMDNGPEFISAALEKWCERSSKCSPLALFEM, encoded by the coding sequence ATGGGTCTATCCCAGCGTCGGGCGTGCCTGATTGTGGGGGTTTCTCGAAGCTCATTTCAACGGTCCCAGCAGTTAGCTAAGAATCCGGCGACGACTGATAAATACGCCGACCTGCGGCTCTGGCTTAACGCCTGGTCGGCTAGCTTTCCCCGGTGGGGCTATCGGAGGGCCTGGGTTAAAGCCCGTGACGAAGGCTTTGACGTCGGCCGTGATGCTGTTCGCCGCTTATGGCGCCAAGAAGGACTAAGGGTAATGCCACGAAAGAAGGCAAAACCGAAGAACCTCAACGATCCGACCCCGCGAGTCGAGCCAGCGACATGCCCGGATGATGTGTGGGCTCTGGATTTCCAGTTTGACTCCGACTACTACGGACACGCCTTCAAGGTCTGCAACGTTATTGATGAGTTCACCCGTGAACATATTGGGTTTATCGTTGACTGCCGCATCGATGCCTCAACGGTCACTGAATTGCTCGATGTCATCACCCTGACCCGTGGTAGGCGGCCTCGGGTGCTGCGGATGGATAACGGGCCTGAATTCATCAGTGCCGCGTTGGAAAAGTGGTGTGAGCGCTCTTCGAAATGTAGCCCACTGGCGCTCTTTGAAATGTAG
- a CDS encoding IS3 family transposase (programmed frameshift), which translates to MPRKTYTEQFKRDAVTLYESTPGATINAIASDLGVNRNSLRTWLDAFGTGTKTNANGEKVASPIAAANSERTPAQGLSDAERIRMLERENATLREEREILRKAAKYFAEGDELVNRFQFVDDHRDFYEVKRLCEVLKINRSSYYKWKSAAPARRRRLVADAALGARIKAVFTAENGCYGAKRITAAINSDPTSDDRLNHKRTARLMRQMELFGYTKKRRVKTTVSAKRAPTFPDLLARRFTAEKPNTVYVGDITYLPIADGSNMYLATVIDCYSRQLTGFAIAVHMRTELVEEALMMAYGIRGGLDGAIFHSDHGSVYTSDRYRRLCERLGVTQSMGAIGTSADNSLAESFNATLKREVLQDAPVFASQLVCRRDVFQWCSRYNTKRLHSRCGYRSPNAFESSETAILKTASD; encoded by the exons ATGCCACGCAAGACCTACACCGAGCAGTTTAAGCGTGACGCAGTGACGTTGTACGAGTCGACCCCTGGAGCCACGATCAACGCGATCGCCTCCGATCTCGGGGTCAACCGCAACTCCCTGCGCACCTGGCTCGACGCCTTCGGCACCGGCACCAAAACCAACGCCAACGGTGAAAAAGTCGCCAGCCCGATCGCCGCAGCCAACAGCGAACGTACTCCTGCTCAAGGACTCTCCGATGCCGAACGCATCCGCATGCTGGAACGCGAAAACGCCACGCTACGGGAAGAACGAGAGATCCTGCGCAAGGCGGCCAAATATTTCGCGGAAG GAGACGAACTGGTGAACCGCTTTCAGTTCGTTGATGACCACCGAGACTTCTACGAGGTCAAGCGGTTATGTGAGGTCCTGAAGATCAACCGGTCCTCCTACTACAAGTGGAAATCTGCTGCTCCTGCCCGCCGGCGACGCCTCGTCGCTGACGCGGCGCTGGGAGCGAGGATCAAGGCCGTGTTCACAGCTGAGAACGGCTGTTACGGGGCGAAACGCATCACAGCGGCCATCAACTCGGATCCGACCAGCGATGATCGCCTCAATCACAAGCGCACCGCCAGGCTGATGCGCCAGATGGAATTGTTCGGCTACACCAAGAAACGCCGCGTAAAGACCACGGTGTCTGCGAAACGCGCTCCGACGTTTCCGGATCTGCTCGCACGCCGTTTCACCGCGGAGAAACCAAACACGGTCTACGTCGGCGATATCACCTACCTCCCGATTGCAGATGGGTCGAATATGTACCTGGCGACGGTCATCGACTGCTACTCGCGGCAGTTGACCGGTTTCGCGATCGCCGTCCACATGCGTACGGAGTTAGTTGAAGAGGCTTTGATGATGGCTTACGGGATCCGTGGCGGGCTTGACGGAGCGATTTTCCACTCCGATCATGGCAGTGTATACACCTCTGATCGGTACCGAAGACTATGTGAACGTCTCGGTGTTACCCAATCGATGGGAGCAATTGGTACCAGCGCGGATAATTCTCTGGCGGAGTCGTTCAACGCCACGTTGAAACGGGAAGTCCTTCAAGATGCACCTGTTTTCGCCAGTCAGCTGGTGTGTCGCCGGGACGTGTTCCAATGGTGCAGTCGCTACAACACCAAACGCCTGCACTCGAGGTGCGGCTATCGTTCGCCGAACGCCTTTGAATCTTCCGAAACAGCTATACTCAAAACCGCATCTGATTAA
- the istB gene encoding IS21-like element helper ATPase IstB has product MVERYLTSPAKCWFQRVHHQGVRSVYSTIADQARSQSWTFEEYLAAVLSVEATARAESGASLRVKRAGFPAVKTIADFDFTAQPSIDRTEIARLETGAWVATAENVVLLGPPGTGKTHLATALGITAAQQGYRVLFDTAAGWVNTLTEAHNTGKLETLLKRLNRYHLLIIDELGYIPVEADAANLFFQLVSRRYEHGSIIVTSNLAFSQWAQCFGDITVATAMVDRIVHHAKIFQHRGVSHRIKGREIPAPTTPSPTPHQAQ; this is encoded by the coding sequence ATGGTGGAAAGGTACCTCACTTCCCCAGCGAAATGCTGGTTTCAGCGTGTCCACCACCAAGGGGTCAGGTCCGTCTACTCAACCATCGCCGATCAAGCACGTAGCCAATCCTGGACATTCGAGGAGTACCTCGCCGCCGTGCTATCTGTCGAAGCGACCGCCCGCGCGGAATCCGGAGCATCATTACGCGTCAAACGCGCCGGCTTTCCGGCCGTGAAAACCATCGCCGACTTCGACTTCACCGCACAACCCAGTATTGACCGCACTGAAATCGCACGCCTTGAAACCGGGGCCTGGGTCGCCACAGCTGAAAACGTCGTCCTGCTCGGCCCACCCGGAACCGGCAAAACCCACCTCGCCACCGCACTTGGCATCACAGCAGCGCAGCAAGGCTATCGCGTCCTCTTCGACACCGCCGCCGGGTGGGTAAACACCCTCACCGAAGCCCACAACACCGGCAAACTCGAAACGCTGCTGAAACGATTAAACCGCTACCACCTGCTCATCATCGACGAACTCGGCTACATTCCCGTCGAAGCTGACGCGGCGAACCTGTTTTTTCAACTCGTCTCCAGACGCTACGAACACGGCTCCATCATCGTGACCTCAAACCTAGCGTTTTCCCAATGGGCGCAATGCTTCGGCGACATCACAGTAGCCACCGCCATGGTCGACCGCATCGTCCACCACGCCAAAATCTTTCAACACCGAGGAGTAAGCCACCGCATCAAAGGACGCGAAATACCCGCACCAACAACCCCCTCACCAACCCCACATCAGGCACAATAA